The Euwallacea similis isolate ESF13 chromosome 7, ESF131.1, whole genome shotgun sequence genome has a window encoding:
- the Osi2 gene encoding uncharacterized protein Osi2 codes for MFSWSKWFFLLSSVTLVALQGQVPQNFAPQEVQDGRQGRNLLDWIGLGTGPDQDPYLAKTNSQCLNGDLASCFQSRALGSLDDFFNQPEYILTERARVLRLPEQHLRSRGQEIYEYSSSPRAEDSEWDALVKFGMRKIEKFLKATAIEVDFDEDVTERGKYAPRFIDEISDEIDVIEDKKDSIFKRKQLKKLFIPMLLILKLFKLKLLLFLPLILGLASFKKLLSFLALLVPGLIAYFKFCKPNFQTSFGPSHFAGPHYSSAGVAYPQHFREQPSFVQPQTYQEEYHGHENGFSFRDENAAQNLAYNGWNGQYRTNGKDIQAEPEITSKRSILPDS; via the exons ATGTTTTCGTGGTCCAAATGGTTCTTCCTGCTGTCGTCGGTCACTTTGGTGGCTCTGCAGGGTCAAGTTCCGCAGAACTTTGCTCCTCAGGAGGTGCAAGATGGCAGACAAG GACGAAACCTCTTAGACTGGATAGGACTAGGAACCGGTCCGGACCAAGACCCATATCTGGCAAAAACCAACTCCCAATGTTTAAATGGAGATTTAGCGTCATGTTTCCAGAGCCGGGCGTTGGGATCACTTGACGATTTCTTCAATCAG CCAGAGTACATCTTGACAGAAAGAGCACGAGTTCTTAGGTTACCCGAACAACATTTACGATCTCGCGGACaagaaatttatgaatattccTCTTCGCCTCGTGCCGAGGATTCTGAATGGGATGCATTGGTTAAATTTGGAATGAGAAAG ATcgagaaatttttgaaagcaaCCGCGATTGAAGTCGACTTCGATGAAGATGTTACCGAAAGAGGGAAATATGCTCCTAGGTTTATTGACGAAATCTCTGATGAAATTGACGTTATTGAGGACAAGAAGGATTCAATATTTA AGAGAAAGCAGCTGAAAAAGCTCTTCATTCCCATGCTGCTTATCCTAAAACTCTTCAAGTTGAAGCTTTTGCTTTTCTTACCTCTTATCCTCGGATTGGCATCATTCAAGAAGCTTCTCAGCTTCCTTGCGCTTTTAGTGCCTG GTCTTATCGCCTACTTTAAATTCTGCAAACCCAACTTTCAAACTAGCTTCGGGCCCAGCCATTTTGCCGGGCCGCATTACTCTTCTGCGGGAGTTGCATATCCGCAACATTTTAG AGAACAACCAAGTTTTGTGCAACCGCAAACCTACCAAGAAGAATACCATGGGCACGAAAACGGGTTTAGCTTCAGGGATGAAAACGCTGCCCAAAATTTGGCTTACAATGGGTGGAATGGACAGTACCGGACTAATGGCAAGGACATCCAAGCAGAACCTGAGATAACCTCTAAGAGGTCAATACTGCCTGATTCATAA
- the Osi24 gene encoding uncharacterized protein Osi24 gives MPKTYRDNSKSELVLIKLILISLCVKIAKTCNNQVRDESVLDRELKNYVDRVFKTEQFVIVPGLEFEKVGNTTILANISDTRCDNARSGVSLEDYVQRRLDQYAETHVLSVNLDQTARFFSSSGSNSSTDSSAKSSFLAGFGMGVLAFFLKKLMLPVFIGAQLIKSVLIAMFLPTILGSLGKLAGKGLSTFSGLSSASTGINRPPQEMDDFEFKDADPYSNNNDEALGANFDDEHDTLTLNTVESSSTVSPNSRFDFAYKRRIYSPPKISDNYYLQKPSSKKTDFKIFHKIPTSSLLLTNYDPFYSPLLSRLDLVFQQLGLPTDKSPQTERCKERLVCMMYANPAKYAPYSNLVSAQLSRELNELRKPTSDNVDILRFFKYMKAAKDGQDGEECLAHGGCPLLTANQPSPALLTTYNQINKLVEARKFEN, from the exons ATGCCGAAAACGTATCGGGACAACTCTAAAAGTGAATTGGTCTTGATAaagctaattttaatttctttgtgCGTCAAGATTGCCAAAACATGTAATAATCAAGTTCGGGACGAGAGTGTGCTAGAccgagaattaaaaaattacgtgGATCGAGTGTTTAAAACTGAGCAGTTTGTTATTGTGCCGGGCCTTGAGTTTGAGAAAGTAGGAAACACCACTATTTTAGCAAACATTAGCGACACTCGTTGCGATAATGCCAGAAGTGGGGTCTCGCTGGAGGATTATGTCCAGAGGCGGCTTGACCAGTACGCGGAAACCCACGTGCTTTCAGTCAACTTGGACCAAACTGCCAGATTCTTTTCCTCCTCCGGCAGCAACTCCAGCACAG ATTCCTCGGCCAAAAGCTCCTTCCTGGCAGGCTTTGGAATGGGAGTTTTAGCGTTTTTCCTCAAGAAGCTCATGTTACCAGTTTTCATCGGAGCCCAATTAATTAAGTCGGTCCTAATAGCCATGTTCCTCCCTACAATTTTAGGCAGTTTGGGTAAACTTGCGGGCAAAGGCCTGTCAACATTTTCCGGTCTCTCCAGTGCCTCTACAG GCATTAATAGGCCTCCACAAGAGATGGATGATTTTGAGTTTAAAGATGCTGACCCTTATAGCAACAATAATGATGAGGCCCTTGGAGCTAATTTTGATGACGAACACGACACATTGACTTTGAACACCGTGGAAAGTTCTAGTACAGTGTCTCCTAATAGCAG GTTCGATTTCGCCTATAAAAGACGAATTTACTCCCCGCCAAAGATCAGCGACAACTACTATCTTCAGAAACCCAGCAGCAAGAAAACGGACTTTAAGATATTCCACAAGATTCCAACCTCCTCGCTTCTGCTGACCAACTACGATCCATTTTACAGTCCGTTGTTGTCCAGGCTGGATTTGGTGTTTCAGCAGTTAGGACTGCCCACCGACAAGAGCCCTCAGACGGAGAGGTGTAAGGAAAGACTGGTTTGCATGATGTATGCTAATCCTGCCAAGTATGCCCCTTACAGCAATTTGGTGTCTGCCCAATTAAGCag gGAGCTTAATGAACTTCGAAAGCCGACATCTGATAATGTAGACATTCTGAGATTCTTCAAATATATGAAGGCAGCCAAAGATGGTCAGGATGGAGAGGAGTGTCTCGCTCATGGGGGATGTCCATTACTGACGGCAAATCAACCTAGTCCAGCTTTGCTCACTACTTATAATCAGATTAATAAACTTGTAGAAGCCaggaaattcgaaaattaa